The genomic region cCTTTTGGGCCTTCCACAAGGATCAGAGGAAAACAAACAGCAGCTGGCCTTGGGCTGCCACCCCAGGCTGCTCCCCTGTCAGCACTATGGCCCCCTGGTGGGGCAGACCCTCGGCCCAAACACAATGGCTCCTGTATGGCCTGCGGGGCCCCAAGCTCACACTGGGCCCCAGCGAGGAGCAGCAGGGATGCCAGGCCTGTGACCATGGTGCCCAGCAGCAGCACGGGGCGGCGTCCACAGCAATCTGCCGTCAGGAGCAGGAAGACCAAGGCTGCCGCCTCCAGGCCGGCCTCCAGGAAGTAGGGCAGGTAGAAGGTCGGCACCTGAGGTGCCAGGCTGCGGCGGAAGCTGGCTCTGATGCCTCCACCaaccagcctgggagagagagcaaaTCTATGGGCCCAGCCAGAGCTGGGGACTCTGGGGACCATATGCCCACCCCGGGGGATGGTGCAGGACCCCAGCCCTTCCTCGACTCACGAGCTGAAGCCTAAGATAAGCCCGTTTCTCCAGGTGACTTGGGTGCGCAGAAGCCCCAGCAGGGAGTGGTACCGGGGCTGGGGGCTCCCTGCAGACAGCATGGCCAGCTCTGTAGCCGCAGAGATGTGAGGGGAGGGGGGTGAGGAGCTGTGCCTCTCCAAAGCCCTCCTCCAGTACCTGGATCTCCCTCCTCCCTGGCAGGCGCCTGACCTGTAGCCAGGGAGTTCTCCTCCAAGGAACTGTCCTCGGGGTCCACGCCGCTGGCTTCTGCAAAGCGCCACAGGATCTTCCTGGCTCGAGCTACCTGACCTGTGGCCAGCAGCCAGCAGGGAGACTCGGGGAACAGGGCCGGGAACCTGCAGGGTTGGTGAGGATGCCCACGgctccctccacctcctcctggaaGGAGAGGCAAAGGCCagggcccccaccccacccccaggctcaGGGGCAGGACATCACTGTAGTTCTCTGTGACCCTGTAACCCAGCCGTTTACCTGGCATGGGATACGTCAGTGCAGAGGGAAACTACATAGTCAGCCCCCATGAGGGCTGCTGGCCCAGCTCCCACCACACTTACCCCCAAAAGAGCAGCAAGAGTCCACTCATCAGGGCGCCCAGCCCCTGCAGAAGACGCCAGTCCTGCACAAGCGCAGCCAGGCCGGGCAGCAGCAGGGTGCCCGCCACCGAGAAAAGGCCAGCCCCCACGGAGAAAGCCAGGCGGTGGGGAGGGTCACACAACTCCAGGCCTGGGCAGACACAGACAGGTTGAAGTGGAGGCCTCGGGGAGGACTGGAACAGTTCCATTGGGAACTGCGGGGACCTATTGGTGACCTGCCCAGGAGTGGGATGCCCAAGGGACTCACTGCTCACTGTCCCTGCAGCTCGGGGCCCTCGGCAAGGGAGCCTCAGAGGCCTGCGGACCAcccactgcccctcccccagTGACAGCAGCCCCCAGGGTACTCACGAGCCAGATACAGGGCGAGGAGGGCCCCTGCCAATGTGCCCCCGTGGAGTAGGCGCAGGACCAGCAGGGTAGGGAAGCTGGCAGCCAGGGCCTCACTGGCCCCCAGGCCTGTGGTCAGCACCAGGGAGGCCACAAAAACTGCCCGGCGTCCAAACCTGGTGGGCAGCGGGGGACATGCTTGGACAGGGTCAGGATAACCCAGGGTCCAACCTTCATCCTGGCAGCACCAGGTCTAGCTGAACCCTGAGAGTGGGCGG from Pan troglodytes isolate AG18354 chromosome 18, NHGRI_mPanTro3-v2.0_pri, whole genome shotgun sequence harbors:
- the SLC22A31 gene encoding putative solute carrier family 22 member 31 isoform X3 — encoded protein: MPPSRAWGPREPRAPACSCATPIPRPAPAPARAPRPHATAPGPAHAAGSTRCPAPASCKARSPSGTLCVEMAGRSRWSRFGRRAVFVASLVLTTGLGASEALAASFPTLLVLRLLHGGTLAGALLALYLARLELCDPPHRLAFSVGAGLFSVAGTLLLPGLAALVQDWRLLQGLGALMSGLLLLFWGFPALFPESPCWLLATGQVARARKILWRFAEASGVDPEDSSLEENSLATELAMLSAGSPQPRYHSLLGLLRTQVTWRNGLILGFSSLVGGGIRASFRRSLAPQVPTFYLPYFLEAGLEAAALVFLLLTADCCGRRPVLLLGTMVTGLASLLLLAGAQYLPGWTVLFLSVLGLLASRAVSALSSLFAAEVFPTVIRGAGLGLVLGAGFLGQAAGPLDTLHGRQGFFLQQVVFASLAVLALLCVLLLPESRSRGLPQSLQDADRLRRSPLLRGCPRQDHLPLLPPSNSCWAGHTPEQH
- the SLC22A31 gene encoding putative solute carrier family 22 member 31 isoform X5 produces the protein MSGLLLLFWGFPALFPESPCWLLATGQVARARKILWRFAEASGVDPEDSSLEENSLATELAMLSAGSPQPRYHSLLGLLRTQVTWRNGLILGFSSLVGGGIRASFRRSLAPQVPTFYLPYFLEAGLEAAALVFLLLTADCCGRRPVLLLGTMVTGLASLLLLAGAQYLPGWTVLFLSVLGLLASRAVSALSSLFAAEVFPTVIRGAGLGLVLGAGFLGQAAGPLDTLHGRQGFFLQQVVFASLAVLALLCVLLLPESRSRGLPQSLQDADRLRRSPLLRGCPRQDHLPLLPPSNSCWAGHTPEQH
- the SLC22A31 gene encoding putative solute carrier family 22 member 31 isoform X4, with protein sequence MTPPRPWVSPGSLGIGGGNRSDKSWPWGKSNGVRSGTLCVEMAGRSRWSRFGRRAVFVASLVLTTGLGASEALAASFPTLLVLRLLHGGTLAGALLALYLARLELCDPPHRLAFSVGAGLFSVAGTLLLPGLAALVQDWRLLQGLGALMSGLLLLFWGFPALFPESPCWLLATGQVARARKILWRFAEASGVDPEDSSLEENSLATELAMLSAGSPQPRYHSLLGLLRTQVTWRNGLILGFSSLVGGGIRASFRRSLAPQVPTFYLPYFLEAGLEAAALVFLLLTADCCGRRPVLLLGTMVTGLASLLLLAGAQYLPGWTVLFLSVLGLLASRAVSALSSLFAAEVFPTVIRGAGLGLVLGAGFLGQAAGPLDTLHGRQGFFLQQVVFASLAVLALLCVLLLPESRSRGLPQSLQDADRLRRSPLLRGCPRQDHLPLLPPSNSCWAGHTPEQH